TACGATAGATTCCTTAAATACATTAAATGGGAAATTACAAAATACCATTATCATTAAGGATAACCAGATTACTGAGGTGTCTTCAGAAAGAGATCAAGTGAAATCTGAGCTGGACAAAACCAAGAATATGGTGGCTTTAGGATCTGTTTTACAAACTGCTGGAATTACAGCTAATGCCATTATTGTAAAAAATAGTGGAAAGCAGGTTGAAACTTCTAGAGCTAAACGAACAAATATGATAAAGTCCTGCTTTACCATTATAGAAAATAAAATAGCTAAAGCAGGAAATAAAGAAATCATAATGGTAGTGATTGATCCTAATGGAAAAGTCTTAAAAAATAGCTCATCCTTTAATTTTGATGCTAAGGGAGCTTCAAAAGCTGGAAGTGTGAAAAGACAAATTAATTACCAAAATCAAAATGTGGATTTATGTATTTACTTTGAGGTAGAAGGTAAAATAGATCCAGGTACTTATACAACTGAAATATATGCTGAAGGAGCCAAAATTGGTTCAACAACTTTTGCCTTGAAATAAAAACTAAACTATGAAATACTTTTTTGTTATTGCTACATTTATCTTTATGACGCTATCATTGAATAGTTGTATTGATGATGGGTTTTCCGAGCTAGATTTAAAAGAACAAGCGAATGGGGCTCCTGGTAGAATTGTGGTTGTATTAGACAAACCATACTGGGAAACGAACCTTGCTAAAGCTATCAAAGAAACTTTAGGAAAACCTGTTGAAACTTTGCCTCAACAAGAGCCTTTGTTTGATGTTTTAATTGTAGATAACTCATCTTTTGATCAAGCGTTAAAAACAAATCATACCGTTTTGATTTTTGAGGTGAATAAAGCGAGGAAATCTATCTCACTGAATTTTAATGATCCTACTAAAGATATTTGGGCAAAGGGACAGAAAGTTTATAAAATTTCGGGAGGAAATACGGTCGATATTACTGATCAGTATATGTTGTATGCTCCGACTTTGATTAATGAATTGAGTGCTTCAGCAATAACAGGTTTGCAAGAAGAATATAAGAAAGGGTATAACAAAGCAATAAAAGAGGAACTAGAGATTACTATGGATTTATCGATGAATGTTCCCAACACTATGAAAGTAGCAGAAAACTTTAATGAGTTAATCTGGATGCAACAAATACGATCAAAACATTCAGACGGTCTAAATCATGAAATTCAACAAGGTTTATTGGTTTATACCTATCCGTTTATTGATGATAGTACTTTTACATTAGAATATCAATTGAATAAAAGAGATAGTGTTCTTAAAAAGTATATCCATGGTGAGAAAGAGGGTACTTATATGGCTACAGAGCGATCACCTAGTTTTTATCCAGAATATGTTGAGAAAGAGTATAATGAGAATTATGTTTTTGAAATGAAAGGCCTTTGGAAAATGGAAAATAGTTTAATGGGAGGCCCATTTATTAGTGTGAGTCAAGTTGACAAAGAAAAAAATAGAGTCATTACTGTTGAGGGGTATATTTTTGCTCCAAAATTTCAAAAACAACCCTATTTAAGAGAATTGGAAGCCATGATTTATTCATTAGATTTTTAATCACTTTAACAGGCTTATTTTCTAAAGAGTATAAAAATTAACCAGCCTTTGTGTATAGGTTTTAGTGTTAAGTTCAAAAGGTATTGTTAAAGGCTTTACCTTTCCCCTTGTATGAGTACCATAGATATTGTTATTGTTGTTCCACTTATTTGGGCTGCTTACAGAGGGTTTAAAAAAGGGTTGATTATTGAAATAAGTAGTTTGATTGCCCTTGGTTTAGGCGTATGGGGGGCGATTCATTTTTCTGATTATATTGCTGAAATTATTACTGGTAAAGTAGAGGATAAATATGTTCCCTTAGCTTCATTTACAGTCACCTTTATTTTAATTGTCGCAAGTGTTTTTGTTTTAGGTAAAATTTTGGAAAAGTTTATTAATTTAATTCAATTAAAATTGGTAAATAAAGCTGCTGGAGCTGGTTTTGGTGTAATAAAAGTGCTTTTAATAATTAGTGTGATTTTGGTCATTATTAATTCTTATGACGAGCAACTCAATTTGATTCCTCAAGAAGTTAAAGATGAGTCGGCGTTGTATTATCCGCTTTCAGATTTTTCCCAAACAGTGATCCCTGCTTTAAAGGAAAACAAAATGTTTGAGCAAGTTGAGGTTCCATCTGTGAATGTAGATTCTTTACTTATAGATAAAGCAATTGAGAGTCAACTCCATTAATGAATATTACCAACTAGTGGTGACAACAACTTTTAACTTCTGTTCCATCTTCACTCAA
This DNA window, taken from Flavobacteriales bacterium, encodes the following:
- a CDS encoding DUF4837 family protein, producing the protein MKYFFVIATFIFMTLSLNSCIDDGFSELDLKEQANGAPGRIVVVLDKPYWETNLAKAIKETLGKPVETLPQQEPLFDVLIVDNSSFDQALKTNHTVLIFEVNKARKSISLNFNDPTKDIWAKGQKVYKISGGNTVDITDQYMLYAPTLINELSASAITGLQEEYKKGYNKAIKEELEITMDLSMNVPNTMKVAENFNELIWMQQIRSKHSDGLNHEIQQGLLVYTYPFIDDSTFTLEYQLNKRDSVLKKYIHGEKEGTYMATERSPSFYPEYVEKEYNENYVFEMKGLWKMENSLMGGPFISVSQVDKEKNRVITVEGYIFAPKFQKQPYLRELEAMIYSLDF
- a CDS encoding CvpA family protein, producing MSTIDIVIVVPLIWAAYRGFKKGLIIEISSLIALGLGVWGAIHFSDYIAEIITGKVEDKYVPLASFTVTFILIVASVFVLGKILEKFINLIQLKLVNKAAGAGFGVIKVLLIISVILVIINSYDEQLNLIPQEVKDESALYYPLSDFSQTVIPALKENKMFEQVEVPSVNVDSLLIDKAIESQLH